Proteins co-encoded in one Marinomonas sp. IMCC 4694 genomic window:
- the upp gene encoding uracil phosphoribosyltransferase, which translates to MTRDELLNTYHDIHVITHPFVQHKLTSLRDKNTSTREFRMLVEELGTLIGYEATRDLETTDVEIETPLEKAMCPILKGKKLCVVTIMRAGNGLAEGVLKLSPSARVGHVGLYRDPETKKPVEYYLKMPHSVDKRTIVVVDPMLATGHSAIMAIDKMKEMGASDIRFICLFAAPEGIEAFKAVHPDVAMYIGAIDRGLDDHAYIRPGVGDAGDRIYGTR; encoded by the coding sequence ATGACTCGCGATGAACTGCTCAATACCTATCACGACATTCATGTGATAACGCACCCCTTTGTTCAACACAAGCTCACCAGCCTTAGGGACAAAAACACCAGCACACGGGAGTTTCGTATGCTGGTAGAAGAACTAGGCACCTTGATCGGATATGAGGCCACACGAGACTTAGAGACCACTGATGTGGAAATCGAGACGCCGCTTGAAAAAGCCATGTGCCCTATTTTGAAAGGCAAAAAGCTCTGTGTGGTGACCATAATGAGGGCAGGTAATGGCTTAGCCGAAGGTGTACTTAAGCTGTCGCCAAGTGCCCGAGTCGGGCATGTCGGCTTGTATCGCGATCCTGAAACGAAAAAACCGGTTGAATACTATTTGAAAATGCCACATTCCGTCGACAAGCGCACTATTGTTGTGGTCGACCCTATGTTGGCCACTGGCCATTCAGCTATCATGGCGATTGATAAAATGAAAGAAATGGGGGCGTCAGATATTCGATTTATTTGTTTATTTGCAGCGCCAGAAGGCATAGAAGCGTTTAAGGCGGTACACCCAGATGTCGCCATGTACATAGGCGCTATCGACCGAGGCCTAGATGACCACGCCTACATTCGACCCGGTGTGGGCGATGCAGGTGACCGCATATACGGTACACGTTAG
- a CDS encoding LysE family translocator, translated as MTLESGITFFLAIFVFSITPGPGVFAILARSMTKGVRASIFLSLGMVLSDIVYLVMACYGLAAIASSWETAFLVIRYAGAAYLMYLGYKMWVSPVSTSSVEGERGSKSQIASFMQGFMISASNPKVILFYVAFLPTFMDLTVLSASDIVLASFLAFVALFMGLMLISIGASQARRLLTSERSMKSLNRTAGGIMASAGAFLALKN; from the coding sequence ATGACACTAGAAAGCGGTATTACTTTTTTTCTGGCGATTTTTGTTTTTAGTATTACACCGGGTCCCGGTGTGTTTGCTATTTTGGCAAGAAGCATGACAAAAGGCGTAAGAGCGAGCATTTTCCTCAGTTTGGGTATGGTGTTGAGTGATATTGTGTATTTGGTGATGGCTTGTTACGGCTTAGCCGCCATTGCATCGAGTTGGGAAACGGCATTTTTGGTGATTCGTTACGCAGGGGCCGCCTATCTTATGTATTTAGGTTACAAAATGTGGGTGTCTCCGGTCTCGACTTCCTCGGTGGAGGGAGAACGGGGTTCCAAGAGTCAGATCGCGAGCTTCATGCAAGGCTTTATGATCTCGGCGTCTAACCCTAAAGTCATTCTGTTTTATGTGGCGTTTTTGCCGACCTTTATGGACCTCACCGTATTAAGCGCTTCGGACATTGTGTTGGCGTCTTTTTTGGCATTTGTGGCTTTGTTTATGGGGTTGATGTTGATTTCTATTGGCGCGTCGCAGGCCAGACGATTGCTTACATCTGAACGCTCGATGAAATCATTAAACCGAACCGCAGGCGGCATTATGGCCAGTGCGGGGGCTTTTCTTGCCTTAAAAAATTAA
- a CDS encoding TetR/AcrR family transcriptional regulator — MTILKNGILLTCRTGRDIGTPFLVIIYPRGLPLTDVKRAKDQLKIHIREQNQALILATSERVFARQGLAKTTTQMIADEAGLPKANIHYYYRSKKDLLEAVLERILRLWLDSVSEFTVEQGPKQNLTRYISEKVDQSRTNKNASKIFAMALIGEETFVLEYLRNVFVAELSREKATIQTWVDNGLMTLVSTEHLFISIWAMTQTYADFDAQVKIMLQKETLEDSDYDEAKRFITRMVLAGCGVKDIEDA; from the coding sequence GTGACGATTCTAAAGAATGGTATTCTTCTGACCTGTCGCACAGGACGTGATATCGGCACCCCCTTTTTAGTCATTATTTATCCACGAGGCTTACCTTTGACCGACGTTAAACGAGCAAAAGATCAGCTCAAAATTCACATCCGAGAGCAAAATCAAGCGCTTATATTGGCCACTTCTGAGCGTGTTTTTGCCCGTCAAGGATTAGCAAAAACCACCACACAAATGATCGCCGATGAAGCGGGGTTGCCCAAAGCCAATATTCACTATTATTACCGGTCGAAAAAAGACCTGTTAGAAGCGGTATTAGAGCGAATTTTGCGACTTTGGCTGGACTCGGTCAGTGAGTTTACTGTGGAACAAGGTCCAAAACAGAATTTAACACGGTACATCAGTGAGAAAGTCGATCAATCGCGCACCAATAAGAATGCGTCTAAAATTTTTGCTATGGCACTTATTGGTGAGGAAACCTTTGTTTTAGAGTATCTTCGTAATGTGTTCGTGGCGGAGTTGAGCCGAGAAAAAGCGACGATTCAAACGTGGGTAGATAATGGACTGATGACGCTCGTTTCGACGGAGCATCTTTTCATTAGTATTTGGGCAATGACACAAACGTATGCCGATTTTGACGCGCAAGTAAAGATTATGTTGCAAAAAGAGACGCTCGAAGACAGTGACTACGACGAGGCCAAGCGGTTTATTACGCGTATGGTACTCGCGGGTTGTGGCGTAAAAGACATCGAAGACGCATAA